One Corynebacterium yudongzhengii DNA window includes the following coding sequences:
- the argF gene encoding ornithine carbamoyltransferase, which produces MNNVRHFFADDDVTPAEQREILELAAELKNEPFSRRPLEGPKSVAVLFDKTSTRTRFSFQTGVAHLGGEAIVVEKGSSQIGKGETLSDTGAVLSRYVEAIVWRTYEHANLAAIAENASVPVVNALTDDLHPCQILADLQTCVENLCPEDGPAGLVGKKAVYLGDGDNNMANSYMLGFATAGMDLTIIAPEGFQPRAEFVERAQARAAETGAEIAVTDNVDSVYGADVVITDTWVSMGQEDDGRDRRTPFMPYQVTAELMAKAGEQAIFLHCLPAYRGNEVTAEVIDGPASRVFDEAENRLHAQKALLVWLLDNQPANKGGE; this is translated from the coding sequence ATCAACAACGTCCGGCACTTCTTTGCCGACGACGACGTAACCCCCGCCGAGCAGCGCGAGATCCTCGAGCTTGCCGCCGAGCTGAAGAATGAGCCGTTTTCGCGCCGCCCGCTCGAGGGTCCGAAGTCGGTCGCGGTGCTCTTCGACAAGACCTCGACGCGCACACGCTTTTCCTTCCAGACCGGCGTGGCGCACCTCGGTGGGGAGGCGATCGTGGTGGAGAAGGGCTCCTCGCAGATCGGTAAGGGGGAGACCCTCTCCGATACCGGCGCGGTTTTAAGCCGCTATGTGGAGGCCATCGTGTGGCGTACCTACGAGCACGCCAACCTCGCGGCGATCGCCGAGAACGCGAGCGTGCCCGTCGTCAACGCGCTCACCGACGACCTGCACCCGTGCCAGATCCTCGCCGACCTGCAGACCTGCGTCGAGAACCTGTGCCCCGAGGACGGCCCGGCCGGGCTGGTGGGCAAAAAGGCGGTCTACCTGGGAGATGGCGATAACAACATGGCGAACTCCTACATGCTCGGCTTCGCCACCGCCGGCATGGACCTCACGATCATCGCGCCGGAAGGCTTCCAGCCGCGCGCCGAGTTCGTCGAGCGGGCGCAAGCGCGGGCCGCCGAGACCGGCGCGGAGATCGCCGTGACCGACAACGTCGACTCGGTCTACGGCGCGGACGTCGTCATCACCGATACCTGGGTCTCCATGGGCCAGGAGGACGACGGCAGGGACCGTCGCACCCCGTTTATGCCCTACCAGGTCACCGCCGAGCTCATGGCGAAAGCCGGCGAGCAGGCCATCTTCCTGCACTGCCTGCCGGCGTACCGCGGCAACGAGGTGACCGCCGAGGTGATCGACGGGCCGGCGTCGCGGGTGTTCGACGAGGCCGAAAACCGCCTCCACGCCCAGAAGGCGCTGCTAGTCTGGCTGCTCGACAACCAACCCGCGAATAAAGGAGGCGAGTAA
- a CDS encoding acetylornithine transaminase: MTNAHDKWPQVLMNTYGHPALEIVDGHGATVIDAEGRSHIDMLAGIAVNSLGHGHPAVVKAVSEQVARFAHLSNLFVSAPVVKVGEKLIARLGAEDSARVFFSNSGAEANEAAFKLARATGRRRVLAAEHGFHGRTMGALALTGQPDKRRAFEPLPAGVEFYPYGDIDFLRKQVETDPKEVAAIFLEPIQGETGVIPAPEGFLKAVRELCDHHGILMVVDEVQTGVGRTGDFFAFQHDNVIPDVITMAKGLGAGLPIGATLATGKAAELFGPGSHGTTFGGNPVACAAATAVLDTIDDAFIAEVAAKGERLREQLTKITGVCGVRGRGLMLGVELDTPVAKRAVAEGHRHGVILNAPHDNVLRLTPPLVIANDEIDEAVRRIERTLAVVGTDSES, from the coding sequence ATGACGAACGCACACGACAAGTGGCCTCAGGTGCTCATGAACACCTACGGCCACCCGGCGCTCGAGATTGTCGACGGCCACGGCGCCACCGTCATCGATGCCGAAGGCCGAAGCCACATCGACATGCTGGCCGGCATTGCGGTGAACTCGCTGGGACACGGCCACCCGGCCGTGGTGAAGGCGGTGAGCGAGCAGGTCGCCCGGTTCGCGCACCTGTCGAACCTGTTCGTCTCCGCCCCAGTCGTGAAGGTCGGCGAGAAGCTCATCGCCCGCCTCGGCGCCGAGGACTCCGCCCGGGTGTTTTTCTCCAACTCCGGGGCCGAGGCCAACGAGGCCGCCTTCAAGCTAGCACGCGCCACCGGCCGGCGCCGCGTGCTCGCCGCCGAGCACGGCTTCCACGGCCGCACCATGGGCGCGCTGGCCCTAACAGGTCAACCGGATAAGCGCCGCGCCTTCGAGCCCCTGCCGGCCGGGGTGGAGTTCTACCCCTATGGAGATATCGATTTCCTGCGCAAGCAGGTAGAGACCGACCCGAAGGAGGTCGCCGCGATCTTCTTAGAGCCCATCCAGGGTGAAACCGGCGTCATCCCGGCACCGGAGGGCTTCTTAAAGGCCGTGCGCGAGCTCTGCGATCACCACGGCATCCTCATGGTGGTCGACGAGGTGCAGACCGGCGTGGGCCGCACCGGCGACTTCTTCGCCTTCCAGCACGACAATGTCATCCCGGATGTCATCACCATGGCGAAGGGGCTGGGCGCAGGCCTGCCGATCGGCGCGACGCTGGCCACCGGCAAGGCCGCCGAGCTCTTCGGGCCCGGCTCGCACGGCACCACCTTCGGCGGCAACCCCGTGGCCTGCGCGGCAGCCACGGCGGTGCTCGACACGATCGACGACGCCTTTATCGCCGAGGTGGCCGCCAAGGGCGAGCGCCTGCGCGAGCAGCTCACGAAGATCACCGGCGTCTGTGGAGTGCGCGGGCGCGGGTTGATGCTCGGCGTGGAGCTGGATACGCCCGTCGCCAAGCGTGCCGTGGCCGAGGGCCACCGCCACGGCGTCATCCTCAACGCCCCGCACGACAACGTGCTGCGTTTAACGCCGCCGCTGGTTATTGCCAACGACGAGATCGACGAGGCCGTTCGCCGCATCGAGCGCACGCTGGCAGTCGTGGGCACCGACAGTGAGAGTTAA
- the argB gene encoding acetylglutamate kinase, protein MSEDVLEGLTAEMRAHVLAEALPWLQHYRDKIVVVKYGGNAMVDEELKAAFAADMVFLRTVGAKPVVVHGGGPQITDMLRRLGLEGEFQGGFRVTTPEVMEIVRMVLLGQVGRELVNLMNAYGPFAVGCSGEDANLFRAEKRLVDVNGVQTDIGLVGDIVDVNPESVESLIDAGRIPVICGIAPDEDGQVYNINADSAAAAIASGLGAERLLMLTNVEGLYTDWPNKDSLVSKIEANELTRLLPELDSGMIPKMEACLTAVNGGVNAAHVIDGRTAHSVLLELLTMGGIGTMVLPDNYVRSNYPEGTVFRKDD, encoded by the coding sequence ATGTCTGAAGACGTCTTAGAAGGCCTCACCGCCGAGATGCGCGCCCACGTGCTCGCCGAGGCCCTGCCGTGGCTCCAGCACTACCGCGACAAGATCGTGGTGGTGAAATACGGCGGCAACGCCATGGTCGATGAGGAGCTCAAGGCCGCTTTCGCCGCCGACATGGTGTTTCTGCGCACCGTCGGCGCCAAGCCCGTCGTCGTGCACGGCGGCGGCCCGCAGATCACCGATATGCTGCGCCGCCTCGGCCTCGAAGGCGAGTTCCAGGGCGGTTTCCGCGTGACCACCCCGGAGGTCATGGAGATCGTGCGGATGGTCCTGCTCGGCCAGGTCGGCCGCGAGCTGGTCAACCTCATGAACGCCTACGGGCCTTTCGCCGTCGGCTGTTCCGGCGAGGATGCCAACCTTTTCAGGGCAGAGAAGCGGCTCGTCGATGTCAATGGCGTGCAGACGGACATCGGGTTGGTCGGCGACATCGTCGACGTGAACCCGGAGTCGGTGGAATCGCTTATCGACGCCGGCCGCATCCCCGTCATCTGCGGCATCGCCCCAGACGAGGACGGGCAGGTCTACAACATCAACGCCGATTCCGCGGCCGCGGCGATCGCCTCGGGTTTGGGCGCGGAGCGCCTGCTCATGCTCACCAACGTCGAGGGCCTCTATACCGACTGGCCGAATAAGGACTCGCTGGTCTCCAAGATCGAGGCCAACGAGCTGACCCGCCTGCTGCCCGAGCTCGATTCCGGCATGATCCCCAAGATGGAGGCCTGCCTCACCGCGGTCAACGGGGGAGTCAACGCCGCCCACGTCATCGACGGCCGCACCGCCCACTCGGTGCTGCTTGAGCTGTTGACCATGGGCGGTATCGGCACGATGGTTTTGCCGGATAACTACGTGCGCTCGAACTACCCCGAGGGAACTGTCTTCAGGAAGGATGACTGA
- the argJ gene encoding bifunctional glutamate N-acetyltransferase/amino-acid acetyltransferase ArgJ yields the protein MSSIGITAPEGFRAAATTAGIKPSGQSDLALVVNDGPSLAAAAVFTRNKIVAAPVKYTRTTVADGQLQAVIYNSGNANACNGLKGDEDAATMAADVADALGISNMDVAVCSTGLIGDLLPMDLVSKGIASLPRSLGDHGSEAAQAILTTDTVSKETVVRHESFTVGGMAKGVGMMAPSLATMLALLTTDADVTPAMLDEALRKASAATFNTLDIDGSTSTNDTVIAMASAASGYRPTQDELNEAIATACAELADQLQADAEGVTKRVRVTVTGTASDEQALEAARVLARDNLFKAAMFGSDPNWGRVLAAVGMADAAMEPEHISVWFNDQPVCIDSTGPPGAREVDLSGADIDVRVDLGTGGSGEAFVRTTDLSHAYVEINSAYSS from the coding sequence ATGAGCAGCATCGGTATCACCGCCCCGGAAGGCTTCCGGGCCGCCGCCACCACCGCCGGGATCAAGCCCTCCGGCCAGAGTGATCTGGCGCTCGTCGTCAACGACGGGCCCTCCCTGGCCGCCGCCGCGGTGTTTACGCGCAACAAGATCGTCGCCGCGCCCGTGAAGTACACCCGCACCACCGTTGCCGACGGCCAGCTTCAGGCCGTGATCTATAACTCCGGCAACGCGAACGCCTGTAACGGCCTGAAGGGCGATGAGGACGCCGCCACGATGGCCGCCGACGTCGCCGACGCCTTAGGAATCAGCAACATGGACGTCGCGGTCTGCTCGACCGGACTCATCGGCGACCTGTTGCCGATGGATCTCGTGAGCAAGGGTATCGCCAGCCTGCCGCGCTCGCTCGGAGACCACGGCAGCGAGGCCGCCCAGGCGATACTGACCACCGATACGGTGAGCAAAGAAACCGTCGTACGCCACGAGTCTTTCACCGTCGGCGGCATGGCCAAGGGCGTGGGCATGATGGCGCCCTCACTGGCCACCATGCTCGCTTTGCTGACCACGGATGCCGACGTCACCCCGGCCATGCTCGATGAGGCGCTGCGTAAGGCCTCGGCCGCCACCTTCAACACCTTGGATATCGACGGCTCGACCTCCACCAACGACACCGTGATCGCCATGGCCTCGGCCGCCTCCGGCTACCGGCCTACCCAGGACGAGCTCAACGAGGCTATCGCCACCGCCTGCGCGGAACTCGCGGACCAGCTGCAGGCCGACGCCGAGGGCGTGACCAAGCGCGTGCGCGTCACCGTCACCGGCACCGCCAGCGACGAGCAGGCCTTAGAGGCCGCCCGCGTGCTCGCCCGCGACAACCTCTTCAAGGCCGCCATGTTCGGCTCCGATCCGAACTGGGGGCGGGTGCTCGCGGCCGTGGGCATGGCCGATGCCGCCATGGAACCGGAACACATCAGCGTCTGGTTCAACGACCAGCCCGTCTGCATCGATTCCACCGGCCCCCCCGGCGCGCGCGAGGTAGATCTCTCCGGCGCGGATATCGATGTCCGCGTCGACCTCGGCACCGGCGGCAGCGGCGAGGCCTTCGTGCGTACCACGGACCTCTCGCACGCCTACGTCGAGATCAACTCCGCCTACTCGTCCTAA
- the argC gene encoding N-acetyl-gamma-glutamyl-phosphate reductase, with product MPYRIAVAGATGYAGGEILRLLLGHPHYQSGEMEIGALTGASNAGQPVAELMPQLVELSDRVIEDTTVEVLAGHDVVFLGLPHGHSAAIGAALDEDTLVIDCAADFRLRDAEQWQHYYGSEHAGSWPYGIPEMPGHREALANSRRIAVPGCFPTGGTLAILPAVAGGLVEPDLAITSITGVSGAGKKANVSLLGAETMGSLKAYNTSGKHRHTPEFEQNLAEYTDKDVTISFTPVLAPLPRGILTTATAPLVDGVDQEAATATYRAFYDDEPFVHLLGAGQQPQTQNIVGSNMCHVQVEVDERSGRLLMTSAIDNLTKGTAGAAVQCMNIALGNEETAGLPRVGVTP from the coding sequence ATGCCTTACCGCATTGCCGTTGCCGGTGCCACGGGATATGCAGGGGGAGAGATCCTTCGCCTGCTTCTCGGGCACCCGCATTATCAGTCCGGAGAGATGGAAATCGGCGCGCTCACCGGCGCCTCGAACGCCGGCCAGCCGGTCGCCGAGCTCATGCCGCAGCTCGTCGAGCTGTCCGACCGCGTCATCGAAGACACCACCGTCGAGGTCCTCGCCGGCCACGACGTCGTCTTCTTAGGCTTGCCGCACGGACACTCCGCCGCCATCGGCGCCGCACTCGACGAGGACACCCTTGTCATCGACTGCGCCGCCGACTTCCGCCTGCGCGACGCCGAGCAGTGGCAGCACTACTACGGCAGTGAGCACGCCGGCAGCTGGCCCTATGGCATCCCCGAGATGCCCGGGCATCGCGAAGCACTGGCCAACTCTCGGCGCATCGCCGTGCCCGGATGCTTTCCGACGGGCGGCACCCTCGCCATCCTGCCCGCCGTGGCCGGCGGGCTCGTGGAGCCGGACCTCGCGATCACGTCGATCACCGGCGTCTCCGGTGCCGGCAAGAAGGCGAACGTCTCCCTGCTCGGCGCGGAGACCATGGGCTCGCTGAAGGCCTACAACACCTCCGGCAAGCACCGGCATACCCCGGAGTTCGAGCAGAACCTCGCGGAGTACACCGACAAGGACGTCACCATCAGCTTCACGCCGGTGCTCGCCCCGCTGCCGCGTGGCATCCTCACCACGGCCACCGCGCCGCTCGTAGACGGCGTCGACCAGGAGGCCGCCACCGCCACCTACCGGGCGTTTTATGACGATGAGCCCTTCGTCCACCTGCTCGGGGCCGGTCAGCAACCGCAGACCCAGAACATCGTCGGTTCCAACATGTGCCACGTGCAGGTCGAGGTCGACGAGCGCTCCGGGCGCCTTCTGATGACCTCCGCCATCGACAACCTCACCAAGGGCACGGCCGGCGCCGCCGTCCAGTGCATGAACATCGCCTTGGGCAACGAGGAAACCGCCGGCCTCCCGCGCGTCGGCGTGACCCCTTAA
- the pheT gene encoding phenylalanine--tRNA ligase subunit beta, protein MYIAQNWLTGLLQLMDEQHSDWSVSAEGMDAGFVSVGFETEGYEPIPETTGDLVLGRVVEIEELTGFKKPIRYCQVDVGEANGTGENQGIICGARNFAEGDLVIVALPGTVLPGGFEISARKTYDHISAGMICSAAELGLTDKQNSGIIVISENEAGDAQPGDDAREIAGLADTVFEVNITPDRGYALSARGLTRELASAFDLTYTDPAQDPTVAGIDLAAVPEPQAEVLDLEVREETKAQRFGLRKVTGIDPSVESPYWLQRELMLTGARPVNAATDVTNYVMFLLGTPMHAFDAAQITGGLTVRNAEEGESFETLDHVERTLSAEDVVICDETGIQSLAGVMGGTTSEISESTTDVYFESVVWDPRAVARTSRRHKLSSESSRRFERGVDPALVETALDYACALLVAIAGGTVTNERSLYGDIHLAEPIDLRPEHPSELIGVDYERETIVRRLEEIGARVVDRAEVLAVTPPTWRTDISMPEDLIEEVVRLDGLDKVVPVLPTPRGGRGLTAAQRRRRAVGHALAYQGYTEILPSPFIKNTTFDDWGLDAADEPRKTVAVRNPLDSDYAQLGTTLLPAMLEAVERNVARGRGDLSLYGVQQVAFRRADASPMPDVTRRPSEETVRELVETLPHQPLHVATVGVGEIDATGPWGEGRRYTWAEAVESARIVARACGVELEVANAEQLPWHPGRCAQLKVADEVVGYAGELHPQVLENLGLPERTCAMELNLDAVPASTSLPAPVLSSFPALHQDIALVVDEDTPAETVRRIVEKGAGDLVESVELFDIFRGEQLGEGKKSLALKLLFRADDRTLTDEEANEHRLAAAELAEKELGATMRA, encoded by the coding sequence ATGTATATCGCACAGAACTGGTTGACCGGCTTGCTGCAGTTGATGGATGAGCAGCACAGCGACTGGTCGGTGAGCGCCGAAGGCATGGACGCGGGCTTCGTCAGCGTCGGATTCGAAACCGAAGGCTACGAGCCTATCCCGGAAACCACCGGCGATCTGGTCTTAGGGCGGGTCGTCGAGATCGAGGAGCTCACCGGCTTCAAGAAGCCGATTCGCTACTGCCAGGTCGACGTCGGTGAGGCCAACGGCACCGGTGAGAACCAGGGCATCATCTGCGGCGCCCGCAACTTCGCCGAGGGCGATCTCGTGATCGTGGCCCTGCCGGGTACCGTCTTGCCGGGTGGTTTCGAGATCTCCGCGCGCAAGACCTATGACCACATCTCCGCCGGCATGATCTGCTCCGCCGCGGAGCTGGGGCTGACCGATAAGCAGAACTCCGGCATCATCGTGATCTCCGAAAACGAGGCCGGCGACGCCCAGCCCGGCGATGACGCCCGCGAGATCGCCGGGCTCGCCGATACCGTCTTCGAGGTCAACATCACCCCGGATCGCGGCTACGCGCTCTCTGCCCGTGGGCTGACCCGCGAGCTGGCCAGCGCCTTCGACCTCACCTACACCGACCCGGCGCAGGATCCCACGGTCGCCGGCATCGACCTAGCCGCCGTGCCCGAGCCGCAGGCCGAGGTGTTGGATCTCGAGGTGCGCGAGGAGACAAAGGCACAGCGCTTCGGCCTGCGCAAGGTCACCGGCATCGATCCGAGCGTCGAATCGCCCTACTGGCTGCAGCGCGAGCTCATGCTCACCGGCGCCCGCCCGGTCAACGCCGCCACCGATGTGACCAACTACGTCATGTTCCTTCTGGGCACCCCGATGCATGCCTTCGACGCCGCGCAGATCACCGGCGGGCTGACGGTGCGCAACGCGGAGGAAGGCGAAAGCTTCGAGACCCTGGACCACGTCGAGCGCACCCTCAGCGCCGAAGACGTGGTCATCTGCGACGAGACCGGCATCCAGTCTCTCGCCGGGGTCATGGGCGGTACCACCTCGGAGATCTCCGAGTCCACCACCGACGTTTATTTCGAATCCGTCGTCTGGGACCCGCGGGCGGTGGCGCGCACCTCGCGGCGCCACAAGCTCAGCTCCGAGTCCTCTCGCCGCTTCGAGCGCGGCGTCGACCCGGCGCTCGTCGAGACGGCCCTCGACTATGCCTGCGCGCTGCTGGTGGCCATCGCCGGCGGCACCGTCACCAACGAGCGCAGCCTCTATGGCGATATCCACCTCGCCGAGCCGATCGATCTGCGCCCGGAGCACCCTTCCGAGCTCATCGGCGTCGACTACGAGCGTGAGACCATCGTGCGCCGCCTCGAGGAGATCGGCGCCCGCGTCGTCGATCGCGCGGAAGTATTGGCCGTGACCCCGCCGACCTGGCGCACCGACATCTCCATGCCCGAGGACCTCATTGAGGAGGTCGTGCGTCTCGACGGCCTCGACAAGGTGGTTCCGGTTTTGCCGACACCGCGCGGCGGCCGCGGGCTCACCGCCGCCCAGCGCCGGCGCCGCGCCGTCGGCCACGCGCTGGCGTACCAGGGCTACACCGAGATCCTGCCGTCGCCGTTCATCAAGAACACCACTTTCGACGACTGGGGCCTCGACGCCGCCGACGAGCCCCGCAAAACGGTCGCGGTGCGCAACCCGCTGGATTCCGACTACGCGCAGCTGGGCACCACGCTTCTGCCCGCGATGCTTGAGGCGGTGGAGCGCAACGTCGCCCGCGGACGGGGCGATCTCTCGCTCTACGGCGTGCAGCAGGTCGCGTTCCGACGTGCCGATGCCAGCCCCATGCCCGATGTCACCCGCCGCCCGAGCGAGGAGACGGTGCGCGAGCTCGTCGAGACCCTGCCGCACCAGCCGCTACACGTCGCCACCGTCGGCGTCGGGGAGATCGACGCCACCGGCCCGTGGGGCGAGGGACGCCGCTACACCTGGGCCGAGGCAGTAGAGTCCGCGCGCATCGTCGCCCGCGCCTGCGGAGTGGAGCTCGAGGTCGCCAACGCTGAGCAGCTGCCCTGGCACCCGGGGCGCTGTGCGCAGCTGAAGGTCGCCGACGAGGTGGTCGGCTACGCCGGCGAGCTGCACCCGCAGGTGCTGGAAAACCTCGGCCTGCCGGAGCGCACCTGCGCCATGGAGCTCAACCTCGACGCCGTGCCCGCCTCCACCAGCCTGCCCGCGCCGGTGCTCAGCTCCTTCCCGGCGCTGCACCAGGACATCGCCTTGGTGGTCGATGAGGACACCCCGGCGGAGACGGTGCGCCGGATCGTCGAAAAGGGCGCCGGCGACCTGGTCGAATCCGTCGAGCTTTTCGATATCTTCCGCGGCGAGCAGCTCGGCGAGGGCAAGAAGTCGCTGGCGCTGAAGCTCTTGTTCCGCGCGGATGATCGCACGCTAACCGACGAGGAGGCCAACGAGCACCGCCTGGCTGCCGCCGAGCTCGCAGAGAAAGAACTCGGCGCCACCATGCGTGCATAA
- the pheS gene encoding phenylalanine--tRNA ligase subunit alpha, whose translation MSETPEIDLTEATLSQAADEAIAAFDAATTTAELTQARRAHLGDAAFIPRARQAIGTLPKAERKDAGRNVNMARGRVEKHYAQVQKRLEDEEKAARLVAERVDVSEPTTRRLTGAMHPITTLQEQIADIFIGMGWEIAEGPEIEAEYFNFDALNFLPDHPARTLQDTFHVGADNSRQVLRTHTSPVQVRTLLERDVPVYIACPGRVFRTDELDATHTPVFHQVEGLAVDKGLTMGHLKGTLDHLAKVLFGEETTTRMRTNYFPFTEPSAEVDVWFPNKKGGAGWIEWGGCGMVNPNVLRAVGIDPKEYSGFAFGMGLERTLQFRNGLSDMRDMVEGDVRFTLPFGVQA comes from the coding sequence GTGTCCGAAACCCCTGAGATTGATCTGACCGAAGCGACCCTGTCGCAGGCGGCGGACGAGGCCATCGCGGCCTTCGACGCGGCCACCACCACGGCGGAGCTGACGCAGGCCCGCCGCGCACACCTCGGTGATGCCGCCTTTATCCCCCGGGCCCGCCAGGCCATCGGCACGCTGCCCAAAGCCGAGCGCAAGGATGCCGGCCGCAACGTGAATATGGCGCGCGGTCGCGTCGAAAAGCACTACGCGCAGGTGCAGAAGCGACTGGAAGACGAGGAAAAGGCCGCCCGGCTCGTCGCGGAGCGCGTGGATGTCTCGGAGCCGACTACCCGCCGGCTGACCGGCGCTATGCACCCGATCACCACGCTCCAGGAACAGATCGCGGACATCTTCATCGGCATGGGCTGGGAGATCGCCGAAGGTCCCGAGATCGAGGCCGAGTATTTCAACTTCGACGCGCTGAACTTCCTGCCGGATCACCCGGCGCGCACCCTGCAGGACACCTTCCACGTCGGCGCGGACAACTCCCGCCAGGTGCTGCGCACCCACACCTCGCCGGTGCAGGTGCGCACCCTGCTCGAGCGCGATGTGCCCGTCTACATTGCCTGCCCGGGCCGGGTGTTTCGTACCGACGAGCTCGATGCCACCCACACCCCGGTGTTCCACCAGGTGGAGGGCTTGGCCGTCGATAAGGGCCTGACCATGGGCCACCTCAAGGGCACCCTGGATCACCTGGCGAAGGTGCTCTTCGGGGAGGAGACCACTACCCGCATGCGCACCAACTATTTCCCGTTCACCGAGCCTTCCGCCGAGGTCGACGTGTGGTTCCCGAACAAGAAGGGCGGCGCCGGCTGGATCGAGTGGGGCGGCTGCGGCATGGTCAACCCGAACGTCTTAAGGGCCGTCGGGATTGACCCTAAGGAGTACTCCGGCTTTGCCTTCGGCATGGGGCTCGAGCGCACCCTGCAGTTCCGCAACGGGCTCAGCGACATGCGCGACATGGTCGAAGGTGACGTCCGCTTCACCCTGCCGTTTGGCGTGCAGGCTTAA
- a CDS encoding FAD-dependent monooxygenase: MQFHYEGYSTGDPLQMRAEGSGINRPKDLPETMDVLIVGAGPAGTIAAAQLSRFPGVVTRLVERRGHRLELANADGVHSRTIETFQAFGFAHEILAEAHEITDMAFWKPNPENPDEIIRDSSTRELPQHISEFPMALLTQTRIIDHFNRFMKNSPTRMEPDYGYEFIDFTVAEDADNANVDDYPVSVTLRRTSGEREGEEVTVRTKYLVGADGARSQVRKSLGYRLEGKQANHAWGVMDIHAHTDFPDVRKKCTIKFSVGRTILLIPREGGYLFRLYVDLGEVPDDGSKAVRATPLEDVIATANSIMAPYTVEVKNVVWHSIYEVGHRVADHFDDRVSEKTIGEHPRIFIAGDACHTHSAKAGQGMNVSMQDGFNLGWKLGHVASGNSPRELLRTYAEEREDIAYKLIDYDKNWSSLMAKPSSSMGSAQDLENFYRANSEFNAGYMTQYEPSSITMDDRFQHLAEGFPIGRRFKSAIVGRVCDFNELHLGHQATADGRVRAYVFADSQALSSPDSALHRWARWAQRRLDPTLIDAKVTYQDHYTTFDISVVPAAFQPKVGIFELTNVENAFGVTESRDIFDERGLSRNGVVVVVRPDQYVSAVFPLDDTEGLEKFLAGYFPG, encoded by the coding sequence ATGCAATTCCACTACGAGGGCTACAGCACCGGTGACCCGCTGCAGATGCGCGCCGAAGGCAGTGGCATCAACCGGCCCAAGGACCTACCCGAGACGATGGATGTGCTCATTGTCGGCGCCGGGCCCGCCGGAACCATCGCCGCGGCGCAGTTGTCGCGCTTTCCGGGCGTCGTCACCCGGCTCGTCGAGCGCCGCGGCCACCGCCTGGAACTGGCGAACGCCGACGGAGTGCACTCGCGCACCATTGAAACCTTCCAGGCCTTCGGCTTCGCCCACGAGATTTTGGCCGAGGCCCACGAGATCACCGACATGGCGTTCTGGAAGCCGAATCCAGAAAACCCGGACGAGATCATCCGAGACAGCAGCACCCGCGAGCTGCCGCAGCACATCAGCGAATTCCCGATGGCGCTGCTGACCCAGACACGCATCATCGATCACTTCAACCGCTTCATGAAGAACTCGCCGACGAGGATGGAACCAGACTACGGCTACGAGTTCATCGACTTCACCGTCGCCGAGGACGCCGACAACGCGAACGTAGATGACTACCCAGTCTCCGTCACCCTGCGCCGGACCAGTGGTGAGCGTGAGGGTGAAGAGGTCACCGTGCGCACCAAGTACCTCGTGGGGGCGGACGGGGCGCGTAGTCAGGTGCGAAAGTCCCTGGGCTACCGCTTGGAGGGTAAGCAGGCCAATCACGCCTGGGGAGTAATGGACATCCACGCCCACACCGACTTTCCGGACGTGCGTAAGAAATGCACCATCAAATTCAGCGTGGGCCGTACCATCTTGTTGATCCCCCGCGAAGGCGGTTACCTCTTCCGCCTCTACGTCGATCTCGGTGAAGTTCCGGACGACGGCAGTAAGGCCGTGCGTGCCACCCCGCTCGAGGACGTCATCGCCACTGCCAATAGCATCATGGCGCCCTATACGGTCGAGGTGAAAAATGTCGTCTGGCACTCCATCTACGAAGTCGGCCACCGCGTGGCCGATCACTTCGACGATCGCGTCTCCGAGAAAACGATAGGCGAGCACCCGCGCATCTTCATCGCCGGAGACGCCTGCCACACCCACAGCGCGAAGGCCGGCCAGGGCATGAACGTCTCCATGCAGGACGGCTTCAATTTAGGCTGGAAGCTCGGACACGTCGCCAGCGGCAACAGCCCGCGCGAACTCTTGCGCACCTATGCCGAAGAACGCGAGGACATCGCCTACAAGCTCATCGACTACGACAAGAACTGGTCCTCACTCATGGCCAAACCCAGCAGCTCGATGGGCAGCGCGCAGGACTTGGAGAATTTCTACCGCGCCAACTCCGAGTTCAACGCGGGGTATATGACCCAGTACGAACCGTCGTCGATCACGATGGACGACCGCTTCCAGCACCTCGCCGAAGGCTTTCCGATCGGCCGGCGCTTCAAGTCCGCCATCGTCGGCCGTGTGTGCGATTTCAACGAGCTCCACCTTGGCCACCAGGCCACCGCTGACGGCCGCGTGCGTGCCTACGTCTTCGCCGACAGTCAGGCGTTGTCCTCTCCAGACTCCGCCCTACACAGGTGGGCGCGGTGGGCGCAAAGGCGGCTGGATCCCACGCTTATCGACGCCAAAGTCACCTATCAGGATCACTACACCACCTTCGATATCTCCGTGGTCCCCGCAGCCTTTCAACCGAAGGTCGGCATTTTCGAGTTGACCAACGTCGAGAATGCCTTCGGCGTGACCGAGAGCCGTGACATCTTCGACGAGCGCGGCCTCTCCCGCAATGGCGTCGTAGTGGTGGTCCGCCCGGACCAGTACGTCAGTGCCGTCTTCCCGCTGGACGATACGGAAGGACTCGAGAAGTTCCTCGCTGGCTATTTCCCCGGCTAG